From a region of the Acinetobacter calcoaceticus genome:
- a CDS encoding alpha/beta hydrolase: MNLIEQLQSKIEQARSLYKEFRLYDLGSFALNRFTPKDGFEQVPNIRYGLKPRHRLDIYRSVKKLTHQPLIVFVHGGAWQHGNKRDYLFIGETFAKEGYDVAVINYQLAPKNIFPSFVDDLTQALNYLHQNQGKLEISTENIVLMGHSAGAFNVMSAVYHPKPNAIQCLGNIKAIFGLAGPYHFDYKGDPMAEDAFDQSISYQEVMPYYFVNQNSIKHYLLMAENDQLVGKENTLDLDRALRQSGNHSHIAVIPKTGHITILASLSSFISHYFRTKRTILHFLEEVF, from the coding sequence ATGAATCTGATTGAACAACTGCAAAGCAAAATTGAACAGGCGCGAAGTCTTTATAAAGAGTTCCGCCTGTATGATTTGGGGAGTTTTGCTTTAAACCGTTTTACGCCAAAAGATGGTTTTGAACAGGTTCCAAATATTCGTTATGGTCTAAAGCCTCGCCACCGTTTGGATATTTACCGATCAGTTAAAAAGCTAACTCATCAACCTCTCATTGTTTTTGTGCATGGTGGAGCTTGGCAGCATGGTAACAAACGAGATTATCTTTTTATTGGTGAGACATTTGCCAAAGAAGGTTATGACGTTGCTGTTATTAACTACCAGTTAGCACCTAAAAATATTTTCCCAAGTTTTGTTGATGACCTGACTCAGGCATTGAATTATTTGCATCAAAACCAAGGAAAACTGGAAATTTCTACAGAAAATATTGTACTTATGGGGCATTCGGCAGGGGCATTTAATGTGATGTCTGCTGTTTATCACCCAAAACCAAACGCTATTCAATGTTTGGGCAATATCAAAGCGATTTTCGGTTTAGCTGGCCCATATCATTTTGACTATAAGGGCGATCCAATGGCCGAAGATGCTTTTGACCAAAGTATTTCTTATCAAGAAGTGATGCCATATTATTTCGTTAATCAAAATAGTATTAAACATTACTTACTCATGGCTGAAAATGATCAGCTTGTCGGTAAAGAAAATACTTTAGATTTGGATCGTGCTTTAAGGCAAAGTGGAAATCACAGCCATATTGCCGTGATTCCTAAAACTGGCCATATTACAATCTTGGCCAGCCTTTCTAGTTTTATTAGTCATTATTTCAGGACTAAAAGAACTATTTTGCATTTTCTTGAGGAAGTGTTTTAA
- a CDS encoding BON domain-containing protein yields MLKRIAVTMLCVASLSGCASFISGGTGTAPVGTDSGVRSLGQVFIDSSIKRTANINIYKLDQRFKQSRINIESFHSTVLLTGQVPDPYLKQLAEDNLKAMSDVKAVHNYITVGNKVSYNTIMQDAGVTANTRALLMKAPVVSDSKVLVHTEDGVLYVMGRLNTAEINDLNSVLQNVGNVTKIVTLIDNIDLAPAPAASAGSTTTTPIINNVIAQPTVQTPVAIDPDQTAPASTAQ; encoded by the coding sequence GTGTTAAAACGTATTGCTGTAACAATGCTTTGTGTCGCAAGTTTATCAGGTTGCGCAAGTTTTATTTCTGGTGGAACAGGCACAGCTCCAGTGGGCACAGATAGTGGTGTCCGTAGTCTAGGCCAAGTATTCATTGACTCTTCAATTAAACGTACAGCAAATATCAATATTTATAAACTTGATCAACGTTTCAAGCAGTCGCGTATTAATATCGAAAGCTTCCATAGTACAGTTTTATTAACTGGCCAAGTTCCAGACCCGTACTTAAAACAATTGGCAGAAGATAATCTTAAAGCCATGAGTGATGTGAAAGCTGTACATAACTATATTACGGTGGGTAACAAAGTCAGCTATAACACCATCATGCAAGATGCGGGTGTAACAGCAAATACACGTGCTCTTTTAATGAAGGCACCTGTGGTTTCTGATAGTAAGGTTCTGGTACATACCGAAGACGGCGTGCTTTATGTAATGGGGCGTTTAAATACAGCTGAAATTAATGATTTAAATAGCGTCTTACAAAACGTCGGTAACGTCACCAAAATTGTCACTTTAATTGATAATATTGATTTGGCGCCTGCACCAGCAGCGAGTGCGGGTAGCACAACGACTACACCGATTATTAATAATGTCATTGCTCAGCCAACAGTTCAAACACCTGTTGCAATTGATCCTGACCAAACAGCTCCTGCTTCGACTGCACAGTAA
- a CDS encoding YraN family protein, whose protein sequence is MLLAQQLGKWAEQTALNLLQAQNYVWVTSNYHSRRGEVDLIVKRGQELVFVEVKARTIGNYGQACEMVTWTKQKKIIKTAMRFLQRYPSYQDFYCRFDVICFDFPQKIAKTVQHDFSKFHYDLQWIENAFTLD, encoded by the coding sequence ATGTTATTAGCACAGCAATTGGGGAAGTGGGCAGAGCAAACGGCTTTGAACCTTTTACAAGCACAAAACTATGTGTGGGTCACAAGTAATTACCATTCACGCCGTGGCGAAGTTGATTTAATCGTCAAAAGAGGGCAAGAGTTAGTTTTTGTTGAAGTAAAAGCACGCACTATAGGAAATTATGGGCAGGCTTGTGAAATGGTAACGTGGACAAAACAGAAGAAAATTATCAAAACTGCGATGCGTTTTTTACAGCGCTATCCATCTTATCAGGATTTTTATTGTCGTTTTGATGTGATTTGTTTTGATTTTCCACAGAAAATTGCAAAAACAGTACAGCATGACTTTTCAAAATTCCATTATGATCTGCAATGGATCGAAAATGCATTTACTTTGGATTAA
- the rsmI gene encoding 16S rRNA (cytidine(1402)-2'-O)-methyltransferase, with protein sequence MSAQLFVVATPIGHLDDMTFRAIDILKSVSIVAAEDTRQSAQLFKHYNISTQLTACHDHNESNKIEQLVQKLLAGDSVALISDAGTPLISDPGFKLVRAAQEHGIRVVPVPGACAAIAALSAVGLPSDRFSFEGFLPSRASQRISQLEKLKNETQTLIFYEAPHRILESVKDMAQVFGEDRPVGFAREITKTFETIKKMTLKDLVSFIENDHNQEKGEIVVVVGGAAAKTDLEQEKLDELLKRLLQDLSVKAASQLAADLTGIKKKIAYQRALELTQA encoded by the coding sequence ATGAGTGCTCAGTTATTTGTTGTAGCCACCCCAATCGGGCACTTAGATGATATGACTTTCCGTGCAATTGATATTTTAAAATCAGTTTCTATTGTAGCTGCCGAAGATACTCGCCAATCTGCACAATTATTTAAACACTATAATATATCGACTCAACTTACTGCATGTCATGATCACAATGAAAGTAATAAAATTGAGCAGTTAGTTCAAAAACTACTTGCCGGCGATAGCGTTGCGTTAATTAGTGATGCAGGTACACCGCTCATTAGTGATCCAGGGTTTAAATTAGTCCGTGCTGCTCAAGAGCATGGCATTAGAGTCGTTCCTGTACCAGGTGCATGTGCTGCGATTGCTGCTTTAAGTGCGGTAGGTTTACCGAGTGATCGTTTTAGCTTTGAAGGCTTTTTGCCATCTAGAGCTTCGCAACGTATTTCTCAATTAGAAAAACTTAAAAACGAAACCCAAACCTTAATTTTCTATGAAGCACCCCATCGTATTTTAGAGTCTGTTAAAGATATGGCTCAGGTATTTGGTGAAGACCGTCCTGTAGGGTTTGCACGTGAAATTACTAAAACCTTTGAAACCATCAAAAAAATGACGTTAAAAGATTTGGTCAGCTTCATTGAAAATGACCATAACCAAGAAAAAGGTGAAATTGTAGTGGTTGTGGGTGGTGCAGCTGCAAAAACAGATCTAGAGCAAGAAAAACTAGATGAGCTTTTAAAGCGCTTACTTCAAGACTTATCTGTTAAAGCAGCATCTCAACTTGCTGCCGATTTAACAGGCATTAAGAAAAAAATCGCTTATCAACGCGCGCTTGAATTAACTCAAGCTTAG
- a CDS encoding LysR family transcriptional regulator ArgP codes for MLDSKQCEAFLAVAEAGSFDAAGEHLYITPSAVSLRVQALEKYLGQILIIRGRPCVLTQAGQTLLQHLRHTRLMEQNLLQGLMGKSSESEFYKIALASNADSLATWLLPTIQQTLFKEKIVLELKIDDQSHTHTLLETGQVNACISAEEQVMSGCLAQPLGKMRYKMLASAEFAADWFKHGVNRETLRNAPAVIFNHKDLMHSEVLLKYYGLSLQSYPYSFIPATDAFVKAIQLGLGYGMVPELQVQSLLTNGTLVDVIPKAELDIPLYWHHWKRQSRQLDALTETIVESAKHILR; via the coding sequence ATGTTAGATAGCAAACAATGTGAAGCCTTTCTTGCAGTAGCAGAAGCAGGAAGTTTTGATGCGGCAGGAGAGCATTTATATATTACGCCCTCGGCAGTATCCTTACGTGTGCAGGCCTTAGAAAAGTATTTAGGCCAAATTTTAATTATACGTGGTCGTCCATGTGTACTCACACAAGCTGGGCAAACGCTACTACAGCATTTACGTCATACACGATTAATGGAGCAAAACTTATTACAAGGTTTGATGGGTAAATCATCTGAATCAGAGTTCTATAAAATTGCTCTAGCTTCAAATGCAGATTCGTTAGCCACTTGGCTTTTACCTACCATCCAGCAAACGCTTTTTAAAGAAAAAATAGTTTTAGAACTAAAAATTGATGATCAATCTCATACTCATACTTTATTAGAAACTGGACAAGTCAACGCCTGTATCTCGGCAGAAGAGCAGGTCATGTCAGGCTGTTTAGCTCAACCGCTCGGGAAAATGCGTTATAAAATGTTGGCTTCGGCCGAATTTGCTGCCGACTGGTTCAAACATGGCGTAAACCGAGAAACTTTAAGAAATGCACCAGCTGTCATTTTTAACCATAAAGACCTTATGCATTCAGAGGTCTTACTGAAATATTATGGATTGTCCTTGCAAAGCTATCCTTATAGTTTTATCCCTGCTACAGATGCCTTTGTGAAAGCAATCCAGTTGGGTTTGGGATATGGCATGGTACCCGAGCTTCAGGTGCAATCTTTATTAACCAATGGAACTTTAGTGGACGTAATACCCAAAGCTGAGCTCGACATCCCGTTATATTGGCACCATTGGAAAAGGCAGTCTAGACAGTTAGATGCACTGACGGAGACTATTGTGGAGTCAGCAAAACACATATTGAGATAG
- a CDS encoding LysE/ArgO family amino acid transporter, whose product MFSLSIFFKGFGIGSGLIVAIGAQNAFVLKQGLKQQYVFWLCLICALSDSILIAFGVLGFAEIMTASPILITVAKYLGATFLLVYGAKAFYAAFKSTQSMELGSGQKQTLTQALVTCLAFTWLNPHVYLDTIVLIGSVATQLEDKISFALGSIVASWIFFFSLGYGARLLKPLFTNPKAWKVLDFIIGCVMWSIAISLLI is encoded by the coding sequence ATGTTCTCTCTTAGTATATTTTTTAAAGGTTTCGGTATTGGTAGCGGACTTATTGTAGCAATTGGAGCTCAAAATGCTTTTGTTTTAAAACAAGGCCTTAAACAGCAATATGTATTTTGGTTATGTTTAATCTGTGCGCTCTCCGACTCGATTCTAATCGCTTTTGGTGTATTAGGTTTTGCCGAAATCATGACCGCATCACCGATCTTAATTACGGTCGCTAAATATTTAGGGGCAACGTTCTTATTGGTTTACGGCGCGAAAGCATTCTACGCGGCCTTTAAGTCCACCCAAAGCATGGAGCTTGGTAGCGGTCAAAAACAGACTCTAACTCAAGCACTAGTGACCTGTCTTGCCTTTACTTGGCTCAACCCACATGTCTATTTAGATACCATTGTTCTGATTGGTTCAGTGGCAACCCAGCTAGAAGACAAAATTAGTTTTGCTTTGGGCAGCATTGTAGCCTCGTGGATTTTCTTTTTCAGTTTGGGCTATGGTGCAAGATTATTAAAACCGTTATTTACCAATCCAAAAGCTTGGAAGGTTTTAGACTTTATTATTGGTTGCGTTATGTGGAGTATCGCAATATCACTACTCATCTAG
- a CDS encoding cation transporter, translating into MAGCGCASTCSPSKKVSPRFRKALWIALVINALMFVVEIFGGYKAQSVSLWADALDFAGDAANYALSLVVLSMSLYWRATAALVKGITMAAFGIFVIGKVVWSYFHGVPPEAMVMGAIGVMALVANVSVALMLYAFRDGDANMRSVWLCSRNDSIANVAVILAAVGVFGTGSVFPDLFVAFVIAYLGVSSGYAVIKQSQQERKQSKLVLGSEA; encoded by the coding sequence ATGGCTGGATGTGGTTGTGCTTCGACATGTTCTCCTTCAAAGAAAGTGAGTCCACGATTTAGAAAAGCGTTATGGATTGCACTTGTCATTAATGCATTGATGTTTGTGGTAGAAATTTTTGGGGGTTATAAAGCCCAATCAGTTTCACTGTGGGCAGATGCATTAGATTTTGCCGGAGATGCAGCGAACTATGCGTTATCGTTAGTCGTTCTTTCGATGAGCTTATATTGGCGTGCAACGGCGGCATTAGTGAAAGGAATAACGATGGCAGCTTTTGGTATTTTTGTCATTGGAAAAGTGGTCTGGTCATATTTTCATGGTGTTCCACCCGAAGCTATGGTGATGGGCGCAATTGGCGTGATGGCTTTAGTTGCTAACGTTTCTGTCGCGCTTATGCTTTACGCATTCCGTGATGGAGATGCCAATATGCGTTCTGTCTGGTTGTGCAGCAGAAACGACTCTATTGCCAATGTTGCGGTAATTCTAGCGGCGGTTGGAGTATTTGGAACAGGTAGTGTATTTCCTGATTTATTTGTTGCCTTTGTCATTGCGTACTTGGGCGTATCTTCTGGCTATGCTGTTATAAAACAGTCACAGCAAGAAAGAAAACAGTCAAAACTGGTGTTGGGCTCAGAAGCATAG
- a CDS encoding MerR family transcriptional regulator, whose amino-acid sequence MNLSIGQLSKKADVPIDTIRYYEKVGVLDRIQRSENNYRVYTEQTLGDLLFIKHCRELDISLSDIKTLKEMKTQPKQACTKIDNLVDKYLNEVSEKIERLLLLKESLIDLKQHCSTNRTVDECGILKELQSSL is encoded by the coding sequence ATGAATCTTTCTATTGGTCAATTATCAAAAAAAGCGGATGTTCCAATTGATACGATCCGTTATTACGAAAAAGTAGGTGTACTTGATCGTATCCAACGTTCAGAAAATAATTATCGTGTTTATACTGAGCAAACACTGGGTGACCTATTGTTTATTAAGCATTGCCGTGAACTCGATATTTCACTCAGTGATATTAAAACATTAAAAGAAATGAAAACTCAGCCTAAACAGGCATGTACAAAAATTGATAACTTAGTAGATAAATACTTAAATGAAGTATCAGAAAAAATTGAACGATTATTGCTTTTAAAGGAATCTTTAATTGATTTAAAACAGCACTGCTCTACCAATCGAACAGTAGATGAATGTGGGATTTTAAAAGAACTGCAAAGCTCTCTTTAA
- a CDS encoding FAD-dependent monooxygenase, with product MSEVLDVVIVGGGLVGGLTALLLAQGGVQPTVLDAAPVLDVEKTLSVMNPRVLALSQATIHLLKTVNVWDDLARQMPYTGMQVWNLNGYGEINFGQESQQRPMPEQALGSMVEPSVLNVAIQQKMLQQLTDYRTQVRVTRIEQGVGCWHIQLADGTTLKTKLLIGADGANSFVREQAFIDLDVLDYKQAAISCAIRTAKPHHYVARQIFLPTGPLAYLPMASLEETENGYWQSIVWTLPDDYADEYSALNDTDFMQLLTQQSQHMLGEVLEVRSRAQFPLKARAAKQYVKAGLALLGDAAHVIHPLAGQGVNIGCLDAAVLCDALLHDLNRGAWAHEQTLMRYEHRRKGQNDAMMHSMSAIGWLESSELFPIVWARNMGLKQVEQTPALKERFMQQANGLGALQSTRYRH from the coding sequence ATGAGTGAAGTGTTGGATGTCGTCATTGTTGGTGGTGGATTGGTTGGTGGTTTAACTGCTTTATTACTTGCGCAAGGTGGCGTACAGCCCACAGTGCTTGATGCGGCTCCTGTACTTGATGTTGAGAAAACATTAAGCGTGATGAATCCACGTGTTTTAGCGCTCAGCCAAGCGACTATTCATTTGCTGAAAACGGTAAATGTTTGGGATGATCTTGCACGCCAAATGCCTTATACAGGCATGCAAGTCTGGAATCTTAATGGCTATGGTGAAATTAATTTTGGCCAAGAGTCGCAACAAAGACCGATGCCAGAGCAAGCCTTGGGTTCTATGGTAGAGCCAAGTGTACTGAATGTCGCTATTCAACAAAAAATGTTGCAACAGCTTACAGATTACCGTACCCAAGTGCGTGTTACTCGTATTGAGCAGGGTGTTGGTTGTTGGCATATTCAATTGGCAGATGGTACTACGCTTAAAACTAAACTGCTTATTGGTGCAGATGGCGCTAATTCATTTGTTCGTGAACAGGCTTTTATTGACCTCGATGTACTGGATTACAAACAAGCAGCGATTAGCTGTGCCATTAGAACTGCAAAACCTCATCATTATGTTGCCCGTCAAATTTTCTTACCTACAGGACCTTTGGCATACTTACCTATGGCAAGTCTTGAAGAAACTGAAAACGGCTACTGGCAATCAATTGTCTGGACACTACCAGATGATTATGCCGATGAATATTCAGCTTTAAACGATACCGATTTTATGCAGCTTTTAACTCAACAAAGTCAACACATGTTGGGTGAGGTGTTAGAAGTTCGTTCTAGAGCACAATTTCCGCTGAAAGCTCGTGCTGCAAAACAATATGTAAAAGCAGGCTTAGCTTTGCTTGGTGATGCTGCACATGTGATTCACCCACTTGCTGGACAAGGGGTAAATATCGGCTGTCTGGATGCAGCAGTGCTGTGTGATGCACTGCTTCACGATTTAAACCGTGGTGCATGGGCTCATGAACAAACTTTAATGCGTTATGAGCATCGCCGTAAAGGTCAGAATGATGCAATGATGCATAGCATGTCGGCAATTGGTTGGCTTGAAAGTAGTGAATTATTTCCAATAGTTTGGGCTCGCAATATGGGGCTTAAGCAGGTTGAGCAGACTCCTGCTTTAAAAGAGCGATTTATGCAACAAGCAAATGGTTTAGGGGCTTTACAAAGTACCCGCTATAGGCATTAA
- the ubiH gene encoding 2-octaprenyl-6-methoxyphenyl hydroxylase, with protein sequence MQQQVIIVGGGMVGLSLSLMLAKANIAVKLLEAVKYPNYDDQNVAPYHSSFDARNTALSRRSVQIYQKLGLWDALQQHATPILQVHITEQGSFGKARLIAEQEKVESFGQVIENAWLGRVLLTQVRQQPLIELIDGVQVTALTQDAEQVHIEAQRGEETLKLESKLLIAADGRDSFCRQAIGVGVDVHDYDQVAIVTTVQTSKPHEQVGFERFSALGPLALLPLPGEYRRSVVWPVKKGTENEWLGEENDQHFLSALQQTYGDRAGKFEKTGKRFSYPLSQVLAHKQAVGRVILMGNAAHTIHPVAGQGFNLCLRDADVLVRYLVNQLTSSDDLGAPDNLLAYEQARLSDQQRVIKFCDTVVRGFSNQNPLLKLIRNTGLIAFDVIPGVKPLVANYAMGLKA encoded by the coding sequence ATGCAACAACAAGTGATTATTGTAGGTGGGGGTATGGTTGGTTTGAGCCTTTCGCTCATGCTGGCGAAGGCCAATATTGCGGTAAAGCTATTAGAAGCTGTGAAATACCCAAACTATGATGATCAAAATGTTGCCCCTTACCATTCGAGTTTTGATGCACGTAATACGGCTTTATCACGTCGTAGCGTACAGATTTATCAGAAGCTAGGGTTGTGGGATGCATTACAGCAACATGCTACTCCAATTTTACAAGTTCACATTACTGAGCAAGGCAGTTTTGGTAAAGCACGCTTAATCGCAGAGCAAGAAAAAGTTGAAAGCTTTGGGCAAGTGATTGAAAATGCTTGGCTTGGTCGTGTTCTGTTAACTCAAGTGCGTCAACAACCTTTGATTGAGCTGATTGATGGCGTACAAGTTACGGCTTTAACTCAAGATGCTGAACAAGTGCATATTGAAGCTCAACGTGGTGAAGAAACCTTAAAACTTGAGTCAAAATTATTAATTGCGGCTGATGGACGCGATTCTTTTTGTCGTCAGGCAATTGGCGTTGGTGTGGATGTCCATGATTATGATCAGGTTGCAATTGTCACTACGGTTCAGACATCAAAACCGCATGAGCAGGTAGGTTTTGAACGGTTTAGTGCTTTAGGCCCTTTAGCCTTATTGCCTTTGCCTGGTGAGTACCGCCGCTCGGTCGTATGGCCTGTGAAAAAAGGCACCGAAAATGAATGGCTAGGTGAAGAAAATGACCAACACTTTTTAAGTGCTTTGCAACAAACCTACGGTGATCGAGCGGGTAAATTTGAAAAAACGGGTAAGCGTTTTAGTTATCCACTTTCACAAGTGCTTGCCCATAAACAAGCTGTTGGCCGCGTTATTTTAATGGGGAATGCAGCACATACAATTCATCCGGTTGCAGGACAAGGTTTTAATTTATGCCTACGTGATGCAGATGTTTTAGTGCGTTATTTAGTGAATCAGTTAACCAGTTCTGATGATCTAGGTGCCCCTGATAACTTACTTGCCTATGAACAAGCTCGATTATCAGATCAGCAGCGAGTAATTAAGTTCTGTGACACTGTAGTCCGTGGTTTTAGTAACCAAAATCCATTATTAAAATTAATTCGTAATACGGGTTTAATCGCATTTGATGTCATTCCGGGTGTAAAACCATTGGTGGCTAACTATGCAATGGGGTTAAAAGCATGA
- the pepP gene encoding Xaa-Pro aminopeptidase — protein sequence MKLPQADFRHRRDRLAEKMGPNSIAIIATREEMYRNRDADYKFRADSSFFYLTGFAEPEAVAVIETFEDDDYSYSLFCRERNREMEIWNGFRAGVDGAVEDYDADEAYVIDLLDEEIIEKLLNKERLYYRIGHNAAFDARVSQWIKKADDEHRHESAPAQLLQLDRIVDEMRLVKSPQELELMQIAANISAEAHTRAMQTVHPEMMEYALEAELNYIFGKNGCVPSYNSIVGGGANACVLHYVENNKPLKNGDLVLIDAACEYEFYASDITRTFPVNGKFSAEQKALYEVVLASQYAAIDAVRIGNSYREPHEVAVKILTEGLVNLGLLKGEVNELIQTEAYRQFYMHGTGHWLGMDVHDVGSYKKGEDWRQYEEGMVITVEPGLYIAPDDETVDEKWRGIGIRIEDDVVATSKGPRVLTANVVKDIADIEHLMAQAKA from the coding sequence ATGAAATTGCCTCAAGCTGATTTTCGACATCGTAGAGACCGTCTGGCAGAAAAAATGGGTCCAAACAGTATTGCAATTATTGCAACGCGTGAGGAAATGTACCGTAATCGTGATGCGGATTATAAATTCCGCGCCGATAGTAGTTTTTTCTATTTGACGGGCTTTGCTGAGCCTGAGGCGGTTGCTGTCATTGAAACTTTCGAGGACGATGATTATAGCTATAGTCTTTTTTGCCGTGAACGCAATCGTGAGATGGAAATCTGGAATGGTTTTCGTGCTGGAGTTGATGGTGCAGTTGAAGACTATGATGCTGATGAAGCATACGTAATTGATTTGCTTGATGAAGAGATTATTGAAAAATTATTAAATAAAGAGCGTCTTTATTATCGAATTGGGCACAATGCTGCGTTTGATGCGCGGGTGAGTCAGTGGATTAAAAAAGCAGATGACGAACACCGACATGAGAGTGCTCCAGCTCAATTGCTCCAGCTCGACCGTATTGTTGATGAAATGCGTTTGGTCAAGTCACCACAAGAACTTGAGCTAATGCAAATTGCTGCAAACATTAGTGCCGAGGCACATACTCGTGCGATGCAAACGGTACACCCAGAAATGATGGAATATGCTCTTGAAGCTGAACTCAATTATATTTTTGGGAAAAATGGTTGTGTCCCGTCTTATAACAGTATTGTAGGCGGTGGTGCGAATGCTTGTGTTTTGCACTATGTTGAAAATAATAAGCCATTAAAAAATGGTGATTTAGTCTTGATTGATGCTGCATGTGAATATGAATTCTATGCTTCGGATATTACCCGTACTTTTCCAGTAAATGGTAAATTTAGTGCTGAGCAAAAAGCATTATATGAAGTTGTATTGGCTTCCCAATATGCGGCCATTGACGCAGTTCGTATTGGTAATTCTTACCGTGAACCTCATGAAGTTGCAGTCAAAATTTTAACTGAAGGCTTAGTTAATTTAGGTTTGCTCAAAGGCGAAGTTAACGAACTTATCCAAACCGAAGCATACCGTCAGTTTTATATGCATGGCACAGGACATTGGTTAGGTATGGATGTACACGATGTTGGATCTTACAAAAAAGGTGAAGACTGGCGTCAATACGAAGAGGGTATGGTTATTACAGTGGAACCTGGTTTATACATTGCGCCAGATGATGAAACTGTAGATGAAAAATGGCGTGGTATCGGTATTCGTATTGAAGATGATGTGGTCGCAACATCGAAAGGGCCACGAGTTTTAACTGCTAATGTAGTTAAAGATATTGCAGATATTGAACATTTAATGGCGCAAGCTAAAGCATAA
- a CDS encoding UPF0149 family protein, with the protein MQDDISGWTDWNAHFEGIEEISSPSELHGLLTGIVCVTEAPTREEWSQILTTLNVPALSEDALVLLTDEAEDVVHAISDDELDYLPMLPDDEHPLQERVQALSDWCAGVVLGFGLASGHIRDDERELIENLQDIAAVEFEDSDNDEEGESSYEELYEFVRLIPVSLSIGRKKITVSESSLLKNFHAKIKSAAVDTEQTIVEMFTPHRPS; encoded by the coding sequence ATGCAAGACGATATTTCAGGCTGGACAGATTGGAACGCTCATTTTGAAGGAATTGAAGAAATTTCAAGCCCTAGTGAGTTACATGGTTTGTTAACAGGTATTGTTTGTGTGACAGAAGCGCCAACGCGTGAAGAATGGTCACAAATTTTAACAACCCTTAATGTGCCAGCGTTAAGTGAAGATGCTTTAGTACTTTTAACTGATGAAGCAGAAGATGTTGTGCACGCTATATCTGATGATGAATTAGATTATTTACCAATGCTTCCTGATGATGAGCACCCACTTCAAGAGCGTGTACAAGCATTATCAGATTGGTGTGCAGGTGTTGTATTAGGTTTTGGGTTGGCATCGGGTCATATTCGTGATGATGAACGTGAGTTGATTGAGAACCTTCAAGATATTGCAGCAGTCGAATTTGAAGACTCTGATAATGATGAGGAAGGTGAAAGCAGTTACGAAGAATTGTATGAATTTGTACGCTTAATACCTGTAAGCTTGTCTATTGGTAGAAAAAAAATCACTGTATCTGAAAGTTCTTTATTGAAAAACTTTCATGCAAAAATTAAATCTGCTGCTGTAGACACAGAGCAAACTATTGTAGAAATGTTTACTCCACATCGCCCAAGTTAA
- a CDS encoding cell division protein ZapA, translated as MSEQVMVELRLIEQTFRLATTLDKKDELERAAELLNEKFNEMRRSAPRVEHNKLVIMVALQLTQEVLSLNKSLQEYTHCERLLQTILDDVEQIV; from the coding sequence ATGAGTGAACAAGTCATGGTAGAGCTTAGGCTGATTGAGCAGACCTTTAGACTCGCGACTACTTTAGATAAAAAAGATGAACTTGAACGTGCAGCAGAACTTCTCAATGAGAAATTTAATGAAATGCGCCGTAGTGCTCCACGTGTTGAGCACAATAAACTGGTCATTATGGTTGCTCTACAATTGACTCAAGAAGTACTAAGCCTTAATAAGTCTTTGCAAGAATACACTCACTGTGAACGTTTACTGCAAACAATATTGGATGATGTTGAACAAATTGTTTAA